One window from the genome of Cottoperca gobio chromosome 15, fCotGob3.1, whole genome shotgun sequence encodes:
- the fam98a gene encoding protein FAM98A, translating into MENDTLVSLEDLGYQGPLLEEGALDPAVSRGAASPEFTKLCAWIISELRLYCKLEENVHATNCPSEAEAFQLEMSGLLSELVCPYSVLTSGDLTQRFLNRTDCLLLLTFLVSELEASRMILVNKPEKKTQDSGSPMFQELKGICMALGMSKPPANITMFQFFSGIEKKLKEAMSRVPANHVGEPLMMKALGPVHVEKIEAINQALVNEYEVRRKMLLKRLDVTVQSFGWSDRAKTHAEKLANVYQPLRSALGTKSKITVAHLLATRQDFSKILRTSSGKIREKTACAINKVLMGRVPDRGGRPCEIEPPPPEMPSWQKRQDAPQGGGHYGGSGHGGGRGGYDHQGGRGGYERGGGGGHGDRGGRGGGGGGGGGGGGRGGKVQGGWGDGGGGGGGGRGGYNQGHYQDAGGNQGGGGRGGYGGGGNNHGGFQDSGYHGGGVAGGGGVVVGGGGGGGGGGGGGGHHDNYQQDGGWLQERGGGRGGRGGRGRGGRGGGVSGGGGGQGGQGGGWGGRGGQNFNQGGQFEQFFQHGGQHYNQAGFNQGRHYTS; encoded by the exons ATGGAGAATGACACTCTCGTCTCTCTTGAAGATTTAGG gTACCAAGGCCCTCTGTTGGAGGAAGGTGCTCTGGATCCTGCTGTGAGCAGAGGAGCAGCTTCACCTGAGTTTACTAAGCTTTGTGCCTGGATCATCTCAGAGCTTAGACTCTACTGCAAGTTGGAGGAGAATGTCCACGCCACTAACT GTCCGAGCGAGGCAGAGGCCTTCCAGCTGGAGATGAGCGGCCTGCTTTCGGAGCTCGTCTGTCCTTACTCTGTCCTCACCAGCGGAGACCTGACCCAGAGGTTCCTCAACAGGACGGACTGTCTGCTGCTCCTCA CCTTTCTAGTGTCTGAGTTGGAGGCGTCGAGGATGATCCTGGTTAATAAGCCTGAAAAGAAAACCCAGGATTCAGGCAGCCCCATGTTCCAGGAACTGAAGGGCATCTGCATGGCACTGGGCATGTCCAAGCCTCCAGCCAACATCACCATGTTCCAGTTCTTCAGTGGAATTGAGAAGAAG CTGAAAGAAGCCATGAGTAGAGTCCCAGCCAATCACGTCGGAGAGCCTTTGATGATGAAGGCCCTTGGACCTGTGCATGTG GAAAAAATTGAAGCAATAAACCAAGCACTTGTAAATGAGTATGAAGTGAGAAGGAAAATGTTGTTGAAACGTCTTGATGTCACAGTGCAGTCTTTTGGTTGGTCTGACAGAGCAAAG ACGCATGCTGAAAAGTTGGCCAATGTTTACCAGCCACTACGTTCTGCTCTTGGCACCAAAAGTAAAATCACTGTTGCTCACCTTCTTGCTACTCGACAAGACTTCTCCAAGATTCTCCGTACAAGCAGTGGCAAGATCAGGGAGAAGACTGCTTGTGCCATTAATAAG GTTCTAATGGGCCGAGTGCCAGACAGGGGAGGCCGGCCCTGTGAGATCGAGCCTCCTCCCCCAGAGATGCCCTCCTGGCAGAAGCGTCAGGATGCTCCCCAAGGCGGAGGACACTATGGTGGGAGTGGGCACGGAGGTGGCAGGGGGGGCTACGATCACCAAGGTGGCCGTGGAGGATATgagagaggaggcggaggaggacaTGGAGACaggggaggtagaggaggaggaggaggaggaggaggaggtggtggtggtagaGGGGGGAAGGTGCAGGGAGGCTGGGGAGacggaggtggaggtggaggaggagggagaggcggTTACAACCAGGGCCACTATCAAGATGCAGGAGGTAatcaggggggaggagggagagggggctACGGAGGGGGCGGGAACAACCATGGTGGCTTTCAGGACTCTGGCTACCATGGAGGAGGAgtagcaggaggaggaggagtagtagtaggaggaggaggaggaggaggaggaggaggaggaggtggtggtcaCCATGACAATTACCAACAAGATGGAGGCTGGCttcaggagagaggagggggtcGAGGAGGTCGTGGGGGAAGgggcagaggaggcagaggaggaggagtaagtggaggtggaggaggacaaggaggacaaggaggaggctggggagggagagggggccAGAATTTTAATCAAGGAGGACAATTTGAACAGTTCTTCCAACATGGCGGGCAGCACTACAACCAAGCTGGCTTTAATCAAGGCAGACACTACACTAGTTAA
- the LOC115019816 gene encoding DELTA-sagatoxin-Srs1a-like has translation MPHRICSVEINNNSGSYTLSNPRVFTESGCCEVPLPPMVGPCSAASAMFNKTTGSATGSVGVFTYDLFNYDLNDYSHVMAVMFSVPFDRNMYSNWFAVGIFERGNNCDYNLYDVMYNGSENNFVRAKADGSSISYEGDYVIVSASMSDSGEAVLRVDVSDTGMY, from the exons ATGCCTCATCGCATCTGCTCTGTTGAGATTAACAACAACTCTGGCAGCTACACTCTCTCCAACCCAAG GGTGTTCACAGAGAGCGGATGTTGTGAGGTCCCTTTGCCACCTATGGTGGGTCCCTGCTCTGCTGCCAGCGCAATGTTCAACAAGACCACTGGCAGTGCAACCGGATCCGTCGGCGTCTTCACCTATGACCTTTTCAACTACGACCTGAACGACTACAGCCACGTCATGGCGGTCATGTTCTCCGTGCCCTTTGATCGAAACATGTACTCCAACTGGTTTGCTGTGGGGATCTTTGAGAGAGGAAACAACTGCGACTACAATCTCTATGATGTTATGTATAATGGAAGTGAAAACAATTTTGTAAGAGCAAAGGCTGACGGCTCCAGCATTTCTTACGAGGGCGATTATGTTATTGTCAGTGCCTCCATGTCAGACTCAGGTGAAGCAGTCCTGAGGGTGGATGTCAGTGATACAGGCATGTATTAA